In the Desulfovibrio desulfuricans genome, one interval contains:
- a CDS encoding MBL fold metallo-hydrolase RNA specificity domain-containing protein, giving the protein MKVQFLGAAQTVTGSCYMVEAAGKRFCIDCGMHQGNKAIEARNREAELYQPTAIDFILVTHAHIDHSGLLPKMVKEGFAGPIFCTKATSELLDLMLQDSAHIQEMEALWEARKYQRRGLKNPPTALYNVEDAQKTVTLFQTVDYHKVFEPAPGIRVTYYDAGHILGSGSLRLEADEDGKTTSLIFSGDIGRPQSLIVRSPETPPKADYVFMESTYGDRDHKDESLSVDELGEAIAYSYGKGEKVIIPAFAVERTQEVLYCLHMLAKQNKLPADMPVFVDSPLAIRATEVFERNRELFDDEALKMLNGGDDPFSLPNLRYTLSAAESQAINDYKGPAIVISASGMCNAGRVRHHLRHNIWKPGASIVFVGYQGVGTPGRKLVEKAKKITLFGEDVEVAARIFTINGFSGHAGQSQLLEWLKPLTGNGAQVVLTHGETKAQNVFAELIEQKFAKRPLIATYLEEMVLEGPQLTETVQHETQAHPRVNWVFLTDEVERKWGMFKDKMADVEDRPWVEQTELQEAMEKMDYALTRLLSRM; this is encoded by the coding sequence ATGAAAGTACAATTTCTGGGTGCGGCGCAAACCGTGACCGGTTCATGTTATATGGTTGAGGCGGCTGGCAAGCGCTTTTGCATTGATTGCGGCATGCATCAGGGCAACAAGGCCATTGAAGCCCGCAACCGCGAAGCGGAACTCTATCAGCCTACCGCCATTGACTTTATTCTTGTTACCCACGCCCACATTGACCACTCCGGCCTGCTGCCCAAGATGGTCAAGGAGGGCTTTGCCGGTCCCATTTTCTGCACCAAGGCCACCAGCGAACTGCTGGACCTCATGTTGCAGGACAGCGCCCACATCCAGGAAATGGAAGCCCTGTGGGAAGCGCGCAAATACCAGCGGCGCGGGCTTAAAAATCCCCCCACGGCCCTGTACAATGTTGAGGACGCCCAAAAAACGGTTACCCTTTTTCAAACTGTTGATTACCACAAGGTGTTTGAACCTGCTCCGGGCATTCGCGTAACCTACTATGATGCTGGCCATATTCTTGGTTCCGGCTCCTTGCGCCTTGAGGCCGATGAAGACGGCAAAACCACCAGCCTCATATTTTCGGGCGACATTGGCCGCCCGCAGTCGCTCATTGTGCGCAGCCCAGAAACCCCGCCCAAGGCCGACTACGTATTCATGGAATCCACCTACGGCGACCGTGACCACAAGGACGAAAGCCTCAGCGTGGACGAACTGGGCGAAGCCATTGCCTACAGCTACGGCAAGGGCGAGAAGGTAATTATTCCGGCATTTGCCGTGGAGCGCACGCAGGAAGTGCTCTATTGCCTGCACATGCTCGCCAAGCAGAACAAACTGCCGGCGGATATGCCCGTATTTGTGGACAGCCCACTGGCCATCCGCGCCACGGAAGTTTTTGAGCGCAACCGTGAGCTTTTTGACGATGAAGCGCTTAAAATGCTCAACGGCGGCGATGATCCCTTCTCGCTGCCCAACCTGCGCTACACGCTTTCTGCTGCCGAATCGCAGGCCATCAATGACTACAAGGGCCCTGCCATTGTCATTTCGGCCAGCGGCATGTGCAACGCGGGCCGTGTGCGCCACCACCTGCGCCACAATATCTGGAAACCCGGCGCAAGCATTGTTTTTGTGGGTTATCAGGGCGTGGGCACGCCGGGCCGCAAGCTGGTGGAAAAAGCCAAAAAAATCACTTTGTTTGGCGAAGATGTTGAAGTTGCCGCCCGCATTTTCACCATCAACGGTTTTTCCGGCCACGCAGGGCAAAGCCAGCTCCTTGAGTGGCTCAAACCGCTGACCGGCAACGGCGCGCAGGTGGTGCTGACCCACGGCGAAACAAAAGCCCAGAACGTGTTTGCCGAGCTTATTGAGCAAAAATTCGCCAAGCGCCCCCTTATTGCCACCTACCTTGAAGAAATGGTGCTTGAAGGGCCGCAGCTCACCGAAACCGTGCAGCACGAGACCCAGGCCCATCCCCGCGTCAACTGGGTGTTCCTCACGGACGAAGTGGAGCGCAAGTGGGGCATGTTCAAAGACAAGATGGCCGATGTTGAAGACCGCCCGTGGGTGGAACAAACCGAGCTGCAGGAGGCCATGGAAAAGATGGATTACGCCCTCACCCGCCTGCTCTCGCGCATGTAG
- the rsmD gene encoding 16S rRNA (guanine(966)-N(2))-methyltransferase RsmD: MRIISGRLGGRNLKTVEGEGYRPAMGKTREALFSMLAARGMDWYSARVLDLFAGSGSLAFEAISRGAEHALLVEMAPQAVRCLKANVAALGVEDEARIVSDDVLRVLKTPPAEPYSLIFMDPPYRKNLADPALRLLATRRWLAPGAFVTAEIEKDARVNLPAEWTLEAERLFGQTRICIWTLP, from the coding sequence ATGCGGATTATTTCGGGGCGTCTTGGCGGACGCAACCTTAAGACTGTCGAAGGCGAGGGCTACCGCCCCGCCATGGGCAAAACGCGCGAGGCGCTTTTTTCCATGCTCGCCGCGCGCGGTATGGACTGGTACAGCGCAAGGGTGCTCGACCTCTTTGCGGGCAGCGGCAGCCTGGCCTTTGAGGCCATCAGCCGGGGGGCGGAGCACGCCCTGCTGGTAGAGATGGCCCCTCAGGCCGTGCGCTGCCTCAAGGCCAACGTCGCCGCCCTTGGAGTGGAGGATGAGGCCCGCATTGTGAGCGACGATGTGCTGCGTGTGCTCAAAACTCCCCCGGCGGAACCGTATTCGCTTATTTTTATGGATCCGCCCTACCGCAAAAATCTTGCCGACCCGGCGCTCAGGCTGCTGGCCACGCGCCGCTGGCTCGCACCGGGGGCATTTGTAACGGCTGAAATTGAAAAAGACGCACGGGTAAACCTGCCCGCAGAATGGACTCTTGAGGCCGAACGCCTCTTCGGTCAGACACGCATATGCATCTGGACACTGCCATGA
- the coaD gene encoding pantetheine-phosphate adenylyltransferase — protein sequence MHLDTAMRIALYPGTFDPLTNGHLSLIRRGCEVFDQIVVAVADNTPKFPLFSHEERVEMAREALKDEPRAVVEPFSGLTVEYAAQRGACALLRGLRAASDFEYEFQLALMNRRLQRHIQTVFLMTDYQWLFISSTIVKAAASHGADIKGLVPENVRAALMDKYHKGEVRQGTPCLAPPFGGFRVK from the coding sequence ATGCATCTGGACACTGCCATGAGAATAGCACTCTACCCCGGCACTTTCGATCCGCTGACCAACGGGCACCTGAGCCTTATCCGGCGCGGCTGCGAAGTCTTTGACCAAATTGTTGTGGCCGTGGCGGACAACACGCCCAAATTCCCCCTGTTCAGCCATGAAGAAAGGGTGGAAATGGCCCGGGAGGCACTCAAGGATGAACCGCGCGCCGTGGTGGAGCCTTTCTCGGGCCTCACCGTGGAATACGCGGCCCAGCGCGGGGCCTGCGCCCTGCTGCGCGGGTTGCGCGCCGCCTCGGACTTTGAGTACGAATTCCAGCTGGCGCTCATGAACCGCCGCCTGCAACGCCACATCCAGACGGTCTTTTTGATGACCGACTACCAGTGGCTGTTCATCAGCTCCACCATCGTCAAGGCTGCCGCCAGCCACGGCGCGGACATCAAGGGTCTTGTGCCTGAAAACGTACGCGCGGCCCTGATGGATAAATACCACAAGGGCGAAGTGCGTCAGGGTACGCCCTGCCTTGCTCCGCCTTTTGGCGGCTTCCGCGTCAAGTGA
- the miaA gene encoding tRNA (adenosine(37)-N6)-dimethylallyltransferase MiaA, with translation MIETTSAPLPVICLAGPTGSGKTAAALALAAALDGEVVNADSRQVYADFPLITAQPSAEERACCPHHLYGFLATENKISAGRWAEAAVDKVRDILARGKTPLLVGGTGLYFQALLRGMAEIPPVDPQLTAAITARVDEQGAPALHAELAQIDSAYAAKIHPNDRQRIIRALEVCQSTGRSFTWWHSNSMSTPLCVGPLLTLDAPLAWLEPRLARRLDLMLAGGALDEARAAMRHCADPAAPGWSGIGCAEALAHLQGRLSLEACRSLWLRNTRAYAKRQLTWFRARPEAQWLPPDDPAAVVEAACRFWQKARSSYNS, from the coding sequence ATGATTGAAACGACTTCCGCGCCGCTGCCGGTTATCTGCCTGGCCGGGCCCACCGGCTCGGGCAAAACGGCGGCGGCGCTCGCTCTGGCCGCTGCCCTTGACGGCGAAGTGGTCAACGCTGATTCGCGTCAGGTCTATGCCGATTTCCCCTTGATTACGGCCCAGCCCTCGGCGGAAGAACGCGCCTGCTGTCCGCACCACCTGTACGGTTTTTTGGCTACGGAAAACAAGATCAGCGCTGGCCGTTGGGCGGAAGCAGCCGTGGACAAGGTGCGCGACATCCTTGCACGGGGCAAAACGCCCCTGCTGGTGGGCGGCACCGGGCTGTACTTTCAGGCTTTACTGCGGGGCATGGCGGAAATTCCGCCCGTTGACCCGCAACTCACCGCAGCAATCACCGCCCGTGTGGATGAGCAAGGCGCGCCCGCCCTGCATGCAGAACTGGCGCAAATCGACTCCGCCTATGCCGCCAAAATCCACCCCAATGACCGGCAGCGCATCATCCGCGCGCTGGAAGTCTGTCAAAGCACAGGACGATCCTTTACGTGGTGGCACAGCAATTCCATGAGTACGCCGCTCTGCGTCGGCCCCCTGCTGACGCTGGACGCGCCCCTGGCGTGGCTTGAGCCACGGCTGGCCCGTCGGCTTGACCTCATGCTTGCGGGCGGCGCGCTTGACGAGGCCCGCGCGGCCATGCGCCATTGCGCCGATCCCGCAGCGCCGGGCTGGTCGGGCATCGGTTGCGCCGAAGCGCTGGCGCACCTGCAGGGGCGTCTTTCTCTTGAAGCCTGCCGTTCCCTCTGGCTGCGCAACACGCGGGCCTACGCCAAGCGGCAACTTACGTGGTTTCGCGCCCGTCCCGAGGCCCAATGGCTGCCGCCGGACGATCCCGCCGCAGTTGTGGAGGCCGCCTGCCGCTTTTGGCAGAAGGCGCGCAGCAGCTACAATTCTTAA
- a CDS encoding B3/B4 domain-containing protein produces MLMPAISIDPELRSIWPDTALGCVFWSAPVQAEDPRLWQFFNQNVLPGLRQRLENTELADMPQIGPSRQAFKAFGRDPGRVRISSEALYRRVRQGKDLYRINSAVDANNLVSLETGFSLGTYDLARLSGNIVLRAGRKGEAYAGIGKDELDLCRMPLLADDQGAFGCPCSDSRRAMIAEDGPDTSSPRRLLTVIYGFSGTGYVSDALNIAQKHLEVFAGAQIFASSVLC; encoded by the coding sequence ATGCTCATGCCCGCCATTTCCATTGATCCGGAACTCCGCTCGATCTGGCCGGATACGGCCCTTGGCTGTGTTTTCTGGTCCGCCCCGGTTCAGGCCGAGGATCCCAGGCTGTGGCAGTTCTTCAACCAGAATGTACTGCCCGGTTTGCGGCAGCGCCTTGAAAACACGGAACTTGCCGACATGCCGCAGATAGGCCCCTCGCGTCAGGCATTCAAGGCTTTTGGGCGCGATCCGGGCCGGGTACGCATTTCCTCCGAGGCGCTCTACCGCCGCGTGCGGCAGGGCAAGGATCTGTACCGCATAAACTCCGCAGTGGATGCCAACAACCTGGTTTCTCTTGAAACGGGCTTTTCGCTTGGCACGTACGATCTTGCCCGCCTGAGCGGCAACATTGTGCTGCGCGCGGGGCGAAAAGGCGAAGCCTATGCGGGCATTGGCAAGGACGAGCTCGACCTCTGCCGCATGCCCCTTCTGGCGGATGATCAGGGCGCGTTCGGCTGCCCTTGCAGTGATTCCCGCCGGGCCATGATTGCCGAGGACGGGCCGGACACGTCTTCGCCCCGGCGGCTGCTCACGGTTATTTACGGCTTTTCCGGCACCGGGTACGTCTCTGATGCGCTGAACATTGCGCAGAAACATCTTGAAGTGTTTGCGGGCGCACAGATATTCGCCTCTTCTGTGCTCTGCTGA